In Hyphomicrobiales bacterium, a single window of DNA contains:
- a CDS encoding cysteine hydrolase family protein, with product MTWKTDFRSLYYLGAPEPDDPVIKPAETALLVIDVQNTYVERPARDSLSAEEQKRFDLWTPFHARMHKSVIPRTEEMLKLCRAAGIECLFARIACHTGDGRDRSLSQKMPGWNNLLLPKNEHASQIVPQLQAVGDEIVVTKTTDSALTGTNLRLILHNLGIKTVICVGIFTDQCVSSTVRSLADESYQVIVLEDCCAAATDDLHRKELEIINMIYCHVMSSHEFRAFVPLASR from the coding sequence ATGACCTGGAAGACCGATTTCCGCTCCCTTTACTATCTCGGCGCGCCGGAACCTGATGATCCGGTGATCAAGCCTGCCGAAACTGCCTTGCTCGTGATCGATGTGCAGAACACCTACGTCGAGCGTCCGGCACGCGACAGCCTGAGCGCCGAGGAACAGAAGCGATTCGATCTGTGGACACCGTTTCACGCGCGCATGCATAAGTCGGTCATTCCACGCACGGAAGAAATGTTGAAGTTGTGCCGCGCCGCCGGAATCGAATGCCTGTTCGCGCGCATTGCCTGCCACACAGGTGATGGCCGGGACCGTTCGCTGTCGCAGAAGATGCCGGGATGGAACAACCTGCTGCTGCCAAAGAACGAACACGCTTCCCAGATCGTGCCGCAACTTCAAGCAGTTGGTGATGAAATTGTCGTCACCAAGACAACCGACTCGGCGCTGACGGGCACGAACCTCCGCCTGATCCTGCACAATCTCGGCATCAAGACGGTGATCTGCGTGGGCATTTTTACCGACCAGTGTGTCTCCTCCACTGTGCGCAGCCTGGCAGACGAAAGCTATCAGGTAATCGTGCTGGAAGACTGTTGCGCTGCGGCAACCGACGACCTGCACCGCAAGGAACTGGAGATCATCAACATGATCTATTGTCATGTGATGTCTTCTCATGAATTCCGCGCCTTCGTCCCCTTGGCAAGCCGCTGA
- a CDS encoding glycerol dehydratase — MTFRVRDYPIAETHPEKVRGARGKPLSDITLDAVLDGSITIEDLRITPTALEAQADIARAAGRPRLADNFLRAADLVSVPQDVVMRAYELLRPGRAKSKADLTDMAHLMRETYKAERIAAFIDEAADVYEQRGLFTKRY; from the coding sequence ATGACGTTCCGCGTGCGAGACTATCCCATTGCCGAAACACATCCGGAAAAGGTCCGGGGCGCGCGCGGCAAACCTCTTTCAGACATCACGCTTGATGCCGTTCTGGACGGCAGCATTACCATCGAAGACCTGCGCATCACGCCCACGGCACTGGAGGCGCAGGCCGACATTGCCCGCGCGGCGGGCCGTCCGCGCCTGGCGGACAATTTCCTGCGCGCGGCCGACCTTGTCTCCGTGCCGCAAGACGTGGTCATGCGGGCTTACGAACTGCTGCGGCCGGGACGCGCCAAATCGAAAGCAGATCTCACCGACATGGCGCACCTCATGCGCGAGACCTACAAGGCGGAACGCATCGCCGCCTTCATCGACGAAGCCGCCGATGTTTACGAACAGCGTGGCCTCTTCACCAAGCGGTACTGA
- a CDS encoding propanediol/glycerol family dehydratase large subunit: MTETPNRWKRFDTWDERPLRLDKFAAEDWRHGFSAFSSPADPKPGIGTEGGRVISMDGVLESDFDMIDRFIATYHLDPAVAAEAMAMDSAQIASMLVDMHVPREKLVRIAHGLTPAKLADVVSRLNALEIAFAYSKMRARKTPGNQGHVTNAKDDPLQLAADAATAVALGFDEVETTMRVARNAWSNAVACAVGAAVGRWGTLFQCSSEEAEELQIGMAGFTSYAETVSVYGTEKTFVDGDDTPWSKAFLAAAYASRGIKMRCTSGAGSELLMGFHESKSLLYLEARCLCLQRGMGVQGTQNGGIDGAPVTATVPGGMRELMAENLLAVWLDLECASGNDARATESEIRVGAKIMPYLIAGSDLICSGFGSILKYDNSFNPSLMNGEELEDYLVLQRDFEADGGLTPVPEGKALDVRRRGIEALSAVYEELGLATATQAMKDSVLVASGSDDTRSFMPRDVAVISEAIKARGITVIDVITALARRGFREEAENLLNVVKLRVSGDYLQTSAMVREGRVVSAINDPNDYQGPGSGYRLSAERRSEIIGIRDVLDQKEVLRRESQHQKDEARHIDYRDGGEAHPGTDPTEVVIGISPAFGVKLFQTTANHRLSDVLAAMMEAIAARGLTPRIVRFRHTADTSFLGLSAARLAGSGVGIGIQAKGTTVIHQRDRLPHHNLELFSNAPITRLEHYRGLGANAAAYALGEMPEPVVVPTRGEAMGSRYHARVAMIYAIETEMTSEGATPVDVAITFKGGAT, encoded by the coding sequence ATGACAGAGACGCCCAACCGCTGGAAGCGCTTTGACACCTGGGACGAGCGCCCCCTCCGCCTCGACAAGTTTGCCGCCGAAGACTGGCGGCACGGCTTTTCAGCTTTCTCCAGCCCGGCTGATCCCAAGCCCGGGATCGGGACGGAAGGCGGCCGCGTGATCAGCATGGATGGTGTGCTGGAAAGCGACTTCGACATGATCGACCGCTTCATCGCGACCTACCATCTCGATCCTGCCGTTGCAGCGGAAGCGATGGCCATGGATTCCGCCCAGATCGCCAGCATGCTGGTGGACATGCATGTGCCGCGTGAAAAGCTGGTGCGCATCGCCCACGGTCTGACGCCTGCAAAACTCGCCGACGTGGTGTCGCGCCTCAACGCACTGGAAATCGCCTTCGCCTATTCCAAGATGCGCGCCCGCAAGACGCCGGGCAACCAGGGCCACGTGACGAATGCAAAGGATGATCCGCTGCAATTGGCGGCCGATGCGGCGACCGCCGTGGCACTGGGCTTCGATGAGGTCGAGACGACCATGCGGGTGGCGCGCAATGCGTGGTCCAACGCCGTGGCCTGTGCCGTCGGCGCTGCCGTCGGGCGCTGGGGCACGCTATTCCAATGTTCCAGCGAGGAAGCGGAAGAATTGCAGATCGGCATGGCGGGTTTCACCTCCTATGCCGAGACGGTGTCCGTCTATGGCACCGAGAAGACCTTCGTGGATGGCGACGACACGCCCTGGTCGAAAGCCTTCCTCGCCGCGGCCTATGCCTCGCGCGGCATCAAGATGCGTTGCACCAGTGGTGCCGGCTCTGAACTGCTGATGGGCTTCCACGAGTCCAAGTCGCTTCTTTATCTGGAAGCGCGCTGCCTCTGCCTGCAACGCGGCATGGGCGTGCAGGGAACGCAGAACGGCGGCATCGATGGTGCTCCCGTGACGGCCACAGTGCCAGGCGGCATGCGCGAACTGATGGCGGAAAACCTCCTGGCGGTGTGGCTCGATCTCGAATGCGCCTCGGGCAATGACGCCCGCGCCACGGAATCCGAAATCCGTGTGGGTGCCAAGATCATGCCCTATCTCATCGCGGGGTCCGACCTCATCTGCTCCGGTTTCGGCTCCATCCTGAAATATGACAATTCCTTCAACCCCTCGCTGATGAATGGCGAGGAGTTGGAAGATTATCTTGTGTTGCAGCGTGATTTTGAAGCGGATGGCGGATTGACACCGGTGCCGGAGGGCAAGGCGCTGGACGTGCGCCGGCGCGGCATCGAGGCGCTGTCCGCCGTCTATGAGGAACTGGGGCTCGCCACGGCCACGCAGGCCATGAAGGACAGCGTGCTTGTGGCCTCCGGCTCGGACGACACGCGCAGTTTCATGCCGCGCGACGTGGCCGTCATCAGCGAGGCGATCAAGGCGCGAGGCATCACGGTAATCGACGTGATCACGGCGCTGGCCAGGCGCGGCTTCCGCGAGGAGGCGGAGAACCTGCTGAATGTGGTGAAGCTGCGGGTGTCCGGCGACTACCTGCAAACCTCCGCCATGGTGCGCGAGGGGCGCGTCGTCTCAGCCATCAATGATCCCAATGACTATCAGGGGCCGGGCTCCGGCTACCGTCTCAGCGCCGAGCGGCGGAGCGAGATCATCGGCATCCGCGACGTGCTGGACCAGAAGGAGGTGTTGCGACGCGAATCCCAACACCAGAAAGACGAGGCGCGGCACATTGATTATCGCGACGGCGGCGAAGCGCATCCGGGCACTGATCCCACGGAAGTGGTGATCGGCATTTCGCCTGCCTTCGGGGTGAAGCTGTTCCAGACCACGGCCAATCACCGGCTTTCCGATGTGCTCGCCGCGATGATGGAAGCCATTGCGGCACGCGGACTGACACCGCGCATCGTGCGCTTCCGGCACACGGCGGATACATCTTTCCTCGGCCTTTCGGCGGCGCGGCTGGCGGGATCGGGCGTGGGCATCGGCATCCAGGCGAAGGGCACCACGGTCATTCACCAGCGGGACCGCCTGCCCCATCACAATCTCGAACTCTTCTCCAATGCGCCGATCACGCGGCTGGAGCATTATCGCGGGCTTGGTGCAAACGCGGCCGCTTATGCGCTCGGCGAAATGCCGGAACCCGTTGTGGTGCCCACGCGCGGCGAGGCCATGGGCTCGCGCTATCACGCGCGTGTCGCCATGATCTACGCCATCGAAACGGAAATGACCTCCGAAGGTGCAACACCCGTCGACGTGGCCATCACCTTCAAGGGAGGAGCGACATGA
- a CDS encoding SMP-30/gluconolactonase/LRE family protein — protein sequence MSDTAHLWSRAPHRLGESIIWHAARRCYLWVDLLDPALFTHDPVTGTTRQHAIPLPPPIGSIAATTNDDVVMLAHRGGLSLLDLRDMSLTPYCDPEGGRDAIIYNDIKVDRWGRVWVGTSHARELEPRGALWCVESATRFALADAGFAIANGPAFSRDGGTLYFNDSLGRTTFAYDIAPGHLAARNRRVLVHHGEGDGLPDGVVVDANDDVWTAQWAGSAILKFNREGRLLQRIAVPSVHVTTLCFGGESLRDIRITTATDGATPGQLQAMPLSGSLFALDSTCSGLPEPLFRL from the coding sequence ATGTCCGACACCGCACACCTCTGGTCCCGCGCACCCCACAGGCTGGGTGAAAGCATCATCTGGCATGCGGCGCGGCGCTGCTATCTCTGGGTCGACCTTCTCGACCCCGCCTTGTTCACGCACGACCCCGTGACGGGGACGACGCGGCAGCACGCCATTCCCCTGCCGCCGCCCATCGGTTCGATTGCCGCCACGACAAATGACGACGTGGTGATGCTGGCCCATCGCGGGGGGCTGTCCCTGCTTGACTTGCGCGACATGTCACTGACGCCCTATTGCGATCCGGAGGGCGGACGCGACGCCATCATCTACAACGACATCAAGGTGGACCGCTGGGGCAGGGTGTGGGTCGGCACGTCGCACGCCCGCGAACTGGAACCGCGCGGCGCCCTGTGGTGCGTGGAATCCGCAACGCGCTTCGCGCTCGCCGACGCAGGCTTCGCCATCGCCAACGGCCCCGCCTTCTCCCGCGACGGCGGCACACTCTATTTCAACGACAGCCTCGGCCGCACGACATTCGCCTATGACATCGCACCCGGACACCTCGCAGCCCGCAACAGGCGCGTTCTGGTGCATCACGGCGAAGGCGACGGCTTGCCGGATGGCGTGGTGGTGGATGCCAACGATGATGTGTGGACCGCCCAATGGGCCGGCAGCGCCATTCTGAAATTCAATCGCGAGGGACGCCTGCTGCAACGCATTGCCGTTCCATCCGTGCATGTGACGACGTTGTGTTTTGGCGGCGAAAGTCTCCGCGACATCCGCATCACCACCGCAACCGATGGCGCAACGCCCGGGCAATTGCAGGCCATGCCGTTGAGTGGCAGCCTCTTCGCGCTCGACAGCACCTGTTCCGGCCTGCCCGAACCCCTGTTCAGGCTGTAG
- a CDS encoding GlxA family transcriptional regulator translates to MAFIDPFRAVNYLEGAQRFRWILAATGKTCLASNGVSVDTAELEACTGDTFDIVVVSSSWTPENAATPPLLTALRKWARQGSVMGALDTGAFILADAGLLKGRAATVHYEHIDALKELHPGIDVTEDIFVQDEKGFSCCGGMASADVALHLIAAHLGEAVASAAARYVFQPSLRPGNTSQNPTGSDPMGRNVPDSVKRAIRIMEANLEEAVSVAEICAQMKMSQRQLDRLFQRYVGRSPVIYYRDIRLDRARGLVTQTDMRLAEVALASGFASPVHFSRAYRDRFGVPPRKDRIEGRIPFEYRAWPMYRGVRP, encoded by the coding sequence ATGGCCTTCATTGATCCCTTCCGGGCCGTCAACTACCTCGAGGGCGCACAGCGCTTTCGCTGGATCCTGGCCGCCACAGGCAAGACATGCCTCGCCAGCAATGGTGTGAGCGTCGACACAGCAGAACTGGAGGCATGCACCGGCGACACATTTGACATTGTCGTTGTGTCGTCCAGCTGGACTCCCGAAAACGCCGCCACGCCGCCGTTGTTGACGGCACTCCGCAAGTGGGCGCGTCAGGGCAGCGTCATGGGAGCGCTCGATACGGGCGCGTTCATCCTGGCAGACGCGGGGTTGCTCAAGGGGCGCGCCGCGACCGTGCACTACGAACACATCGATGCGCTGAAGGAACTGCATCCCGGGATTGATGTCACGGAAGACATCTTCGTGCAGGACGAGAAGGGTTTCAGCTGTTGCGGCGGAATGGCGAGCGCTGACGTGGCCCTGCACCTCATTGCCGCACATCTCGGAGAAGCGGTGGCGAGCGCTGCGGCCCGCTATGTCTTCCAGCCTTCGCTTCGCCCTGGCAACACCTCGCAGAATCCAACCGGGTCGGACCCGATGGGACGGAACGTGCCCGATAGCGTGAAGCGCGCCATCAGGATCATGGAAGCAAATCTGGAAGAAGCAGTCTCCGTGGCGGAGATCTGCGCCCAGATGAAAATGTCGCAACGCCAGCTCGACCGGTTGTTCCAGCGCTACGTCGGCCGCTCACCGGTGATCTACTACCGCGATATCCGGCTGGACAGGGCGCGGGGGTTGGTGACGCAGACTGACATGCGGTTGGCGGAGGTCGCCCTTGCCTCCGGCTTTGCAAGCCCCGTCCATTTCAGCCGGGCCTACCGCGACCGTTTTGGCGTACCGCCGCGCAAGGACCGGATAGAGGGCCGCATACCCTTCGAATACCGCGCCTGGCCCATGTACCGGGGCGTACGGCCGTGA
- a CDS encoding ring-hydroxylating oxygenase subunit alpha codes for MTNYPSPEEFAAIWSGYSSNPSRSLSLKAESYVDPRWHKVDVDHIMARTWQWVCHVEKLRDAGSYVTADIGGRPVAVVRDKDGTLRAFYNVCKHRAHHVLSGEGKASRIMCPYHAWTYRLDGQLVRAPHTEPLEGFDVKEICLDQVQVEEFCGFVYVNLDSAAPSLKSQTGDLETEIRHWAPDIDQLTFGHRLTYDIKSNWKNVVDNFLECYHCPTAHKDFCTLVDMDTYKVTTHGIYSSHMAEAGKTANSAYDTSNAKVRTHAVWWLWPNTCLMRYPGRSSMIVLNIIPAGPDRTLETYDFYLETPEPDEAELQSIKYLDEVLQAEDISIVESVQRGMNTPAFTQGRIVNDPAGSGKSEHAVHHFHGLVLDAYARAAG; via the coding sequence ATGACGAATTACCCGTCTCCCGAGGAATTTGCGGCCATCTGGTCAGGCTATTCTTCCAATCCGTCCCGTTCGCTGTCGCTCAAGGCGGAGAGCTACGTTGATCCCCGGTGGCACAAGGTTGACGTTGATCACATCATGGCCCGCACGTGGCAGTGGGTCTGTCACGTGGAGAAACTCCGTGATGCCGGTTCATATGTCACAGCCGACATCGGCGGCCGGCCGGTCGCGGTGGTGCGCGACAAGGACGGAACGCTGAGGGCCTTCTACAATGTCTGCAAGCACCGGGCCCACCACGTACTCTCGGGAGAGGGCAAGGCCTCAAGGATCATGTGCCCCTATCACGCATGGACCTATCGGCTCGACGGGCAATTGGTGCGCGCCCCACACACCGAGCCTCTGGAAGGCTTTGACGTGAAGGAGATCTGCCTCGATCAGGTGCAGGTCGAAGAGTTCTGCGGCTTTGTTTACGTGAACCTCGATTCCGCCGCGCCATCGCTCAAGTCGCAGACGGGCGATCTCGAAACGGAGATCAGGCATTGGGCTCCCGACATCGACCAACTCACCTTCGGCCACCGGCTGACTTACGACATCAAGTCGAACTGGAAGAACGTCGTCGACAATTTCCTGGAGTGTTACCATTGCCCGACGGCCCACAAGGATTTCTGCACGCTTGTGGACATGGACACGTACAAGGTGACGACCCATGGCATCTATTCCAGCCACATGGCCGAGGCAGGAAAGACGGCCAATTCAGCCTATGACACGTCGAACGCCAAGGTGCGCACCCACGCCGTGTGGTGGCTGTGGCCCAACACATGCCTGATGCGTTATCCCGGACGCTCCTCGATGATCGTGCTCAACATCATTCCCGCAGGTCCCGACCGCACCTTGGAGACCTATGATTTCTACCTCGAAACCCCCGAGCCCGACGAAGCGGAACTGCAGTCCATCAAGTATCTTGACGAGGTGCTGCAGGCCGAAGACATTTCAATTGTCGAAAGCGTACAGCGGGGAATGAATACGCCGGCCTTCACCCAGGGCCGCATCGTCAACGATCCGGCAGGCTCTGGAAAGTCCGAGCATGCCGTGCACCACTTCCACGGCCTCGTGCTCGACGCCTATGCCCGCGCGGCAGGCTGA